The proteins below come from a single Eucalyptus grandis isolate ANBG69807.140 chromosome 3, ASM1654582v1, whole genome shotgun sequence genomic window:
- the LOC120286449 gene encoding disease resistance protein RUN1-like → MKRTHSEASIYEVSSSSTSPHVGDYKGGTKGLKGNEYDVFLSFRGEDTRKGFTDYLYTSLDEKGIRVFRDDNELRVGEKIGPELLCSITQSTISIPIISENYVSSKWCLRELVQLLECKRSKEQIVLPIFYKVEPSQVRHPTGRLREAIDAHKKNMEETVVKEWEEALKEVSSLKGWESEKIDNGHEGALVKIVVTKVLSKLKGTFQLIVPQQLVGIDDCIEHIMSSIDAKFNGTWIIGIYGMGGIGKTTLAKALYNQFFGQFDHHSFVADCREAYQRDQREGIKSLQKQLISSVGGPCDVSNVDEGIRLIKSRFAHKKALIFLDDIDNSAHLKYLVDRNWCKVGSIIIITTRNKDVLDQASANHTYQLNELSFDQSLILFSRHAFQKDYPPSDYEDISHDVVSTTGGLPLAIEVIGSFLCRKREDVWKGTLKKLKKVPHEKVQEKLKISYGALGYREQQIFLDIACLSLEQYATYMWDDCDFYPGMGIEVLSLMSLIKIHKFGSLSMHDQLKNLGREIVYLENPREPQERSRLWIYEEALDVLDNCKGTGKIEALSLGKYDEGRTYAAKKFKNMTKLRFLQVDGANFTGDFQSLLPELRWLQWNRCPSDFVAVNFHPKKLVVLDLSDSAISEHWEGWDPLKKATELKVLNLHGCLSLKRTPDLSTFTRLEVLNLASCSNLKELHPSIEILASLVELKLSYSKITKLPESIGNLQNLRILDINGTGITELPDAIGTLTKLQQWDVSGCDNLEGLPSNICKLISLEELSLLYCEKLQELPELPCGLTVLYITCQGQSLPNLSQLTRLNRLHLNRCRRLECVPELPIELLVLSIYRCGELKAFTNLSDLKKLRHVSISKSSSLEGSPDVSMQMRELGFKESEDIFGGLIFER, encoded by the exons ATGAAAAGAACTCATTCAGAAGCGTCGATCTACGAGGTGTCTTCCTCATCGACTTCCCCACATGTAGGTGATTATAAAGGCGGAACCAAAGGGTTGAAAGGAAATGAATACGATGTGTTTTTGAGCTTTAGAGGGGAAGACACTCGCAAAGGCTTCACTGATTATCTCTATACTAGCCTTGATGAGAAAGGAATTCGTGTGTTTAGAGACGACAATGAGCTCCGTGTTGGTGAGAAGATTGGTCCGGAGCTTCTCTGCAGCATTACGCAGTCCACAATCTCTATCCCAATTATTTCCGAGAACTACGTTtccagcaaatggtgccttcgtGAGTTGGTTCAATTGTTAGAGTGCAAGAGGAGTAAAGAGCAAATAgtgttgcccatattttacaaagtggaaccctCACAAGTGCGACATCCTACAGGGAGATTGAGAGAAGCTATCGATGCACATAAAAAGAATATGGAGGAAACGGTTGTGAAGGAATGGGAAGAAGCACTCAAAGAAGTTAGCTCCCTGAAAGGATGGGAATCGGAGAAAATTGATAATGG GCATGAAGGAGCATTGGTCAAAATTGTTGTCACAAAAGTTCTAAGCAAGTTAAAAGGAACATTTCAGCTAATTGTTCCCCAACAGTTGGTTGGGATTGATGATTGTATCGAACATATTATGAGCTCGATAGATGCTAAATTCAATGGTACATGGATTATcggaatttatggaatgggtgGCATCGGTAAAACGACTCTTGCGAAGGCATTATACAACCAGTTCTTTGGTCAGTTTGATCATCATAGCTTTGTGGCAGATTGTCGAGAAGCATACCAGCGTGACCAGCGTGAGGGTATTAAATCCCTACAAAAGCAGCTCATATCTAGCGTAGGAGGTCCATGTGATGTGTCTAATGTGGATGAGGGGATCCGTCTCATCAAATCTCGATTTGCACATAAGAAAGCactcatttttcttgatgatatAGATAATAGTGCTCACTTGAAATATTTGGTCGACCGTAATTGGTGTAAAGTAGGAAGTATAATCATCATAACAACTAGAAACAAGGATGTTCTTGACCAAGCTAGTGCAAATCACACGTACCAACTCAACGAGTTGTCTTTTgatcaatcattgattttattcaGTAGGCATGCATTTCAAAAGGATTATCCTCCAAGTGATTATGAAGATATCTCTCATGATGTCGTATCTACTACTGGGGGGCTCCCATTAGCTATTGAAGTTATAGGTTCATTCTTAtgtagaaagagagaagacgTATGGAAAggtacattaaaaaaattaaagaaagtgcCCCATGAGAAAGTGCAAGAGAAGTTGAAAATAAGTTATGGAGCATTAGGTTATAGGGAACAACAgatatttttggatatagcaTGCCTCTCCCTCGAACAATATGCAACTTATATGTGggatgattgtgatttttacCCTGGGATGGGGATTGAAGTATTAAGTCTTATGTCCCTaattaaaattcacaaatttggaTCGCTATcgatgcatgatcaattgaaaaatcttggaagggaaattgtttaTCTAGAAAATCCAAGGGAGCCTCAGGAGCGTAGCAGATTGTGGATCTATGAGGAAGCCCTAGATGTGCTTGACAATTGCAAG GGCACCGGAAAGATTGAGGCCCTTTCTCTTGGCAAATATGATGAGGGAAGAACATACGCagccaaaaagtttaaaaatatgACCAAACTAAGATTCCTTCAAGTGGATGGTGCTAATTTCACTGGAGATTTCCAAAGCTTACTTCCTGAGTTAAGATGGCTTCAGTGGAACCGCTGTCCCTCGGATTTCGTTGCGGTCAACTTTCATCCAAAGAAATTGGTTGTACTCGATCTGTCAGATAGTGCAATTTCGGAGCATTGGGAAGGATGGGATCCACTCAAG aAGGCGACCGAGCTCAAAGTTCTCAATCTCCACGGGTGTCTATCTTTGAAAAGAACTCCTGACTTGTCCACTTTCACAAGGTTGGAGGTTTTGAATCTCGCATCTTGTTCGAATTTGAAAGAGCTTCATCCTTCTATTGAAATTCTAGCATCATTGGTTGAGCTAAAACTTTCGTATTCAAAGATTACAAAATTACCTGAAAGCATTGGGAATTTGCAAAATCTGAGGATCTTGGATATTAACGGAACTGGCATAACGGAATTGCCTGATGCCATTGGAACGTTAACAAAACTCCAACAGTGGGACGTTTCAGGTTGCGATAACCTGGAGGGACTACCTAGTAATATATGCAAACTGATTTCGCTAGAGGAGCTCTCCCTTTTGTATTGTGAAAAGCTTCAAGAATTACCAGAATTGCCCTGCGGCTTAACAGTACTTTATATCACCTGCCAGGGGCAGTCTTTGCCCAATCTTTCCCAGCTAACCCGTCTCAACAGACTCCATCTTAATAGATGTCGTCGGCTTGAATGTGTCCCAGAGCTTCCCATTGAACTATTGGTGCTTTCTATCTATCGTTGTGGAGAATTGAAAGCCTTCACGAATTTGTCAGACTTGAAAAAATTGCGACATGTCAGTATATCTAAAAGCTCATCTCTCGAAGGATCGCCCGACGTGTCTATGCAGATGAGAGAACTTGGCTTTAAAGAGTCCGAGGACATATTTGGGGGCTTAATATTCGAGCGTTAG
- the LOC120291511 gene encoding protein S-acyltransferase 18-like isoform X3, whose protein sequence is MTTATRRRHGWQRPLHPLQIVGMAVFSFYIFLGLLLGSGAAEITVTTIFSFVIRWIRPVTERRREAPKRWCSRTFVPIPQACSSNFDA, encoded by the exons ATGACGACGGCGACAAGGCGACGCCACGGCTGGCAACGCCCTCTCCATCCGCTCCAG ATAGTTGGGATGGCGGTGTTCAGTTTCTACATCTTCCTGGGACTGTTGCTTGGGAGCGGGGCTGCTGAAATCACCGTGACgacaatattctcttttgtg ATCCGATGGATAAGACCAGttacagaaagaagaagagaggctcCGAAGCGATGGTGCTCACGGACTTTTGTGCCGATTCCTCAAGCTTGCTCTTCCAATTTCGATGCTTGA
- the LOC120291511 gene encoding protein S-acyltransferase 18-like isoform X2 produces the protein MTTATRRRHGWQRPLHPLQIVGMAVFSFYIFLGLLLGSGAAEITVTTIFSFVVFSAMFLFICCTAIDPMDKTSYRKKKRGSEAMVLTDFCADSSSLLFQFRCLICLRWYFFFLFFFLNDDGRKVGADIPVEV, from the exons ATGACGACGGCGACAAGGCGACGCCACGGCTGGCAACGCCCTCTCCATCCGCTCCAG ATAGTTGGGATGGCGGTGTTCAGTTTCTACATCTTCCTGGGACTGTTGCTTGGGAGCGGGGCTGCTGAAATCACCGTGACgacaatattctcttttgtg GTGTTCTCGGCGATGTTTCTGTTCATCTGCTGTACTGCGATAGATCCGATGGATAAGACCAGttacagaaagaagaagagaggctcCGAAGCGATGGTGCTCACGGACTTTTGTGCCGATTCCTCAAGCTTGCTCTTCCAATTTCGATGCTTGATTTGCCTGCGTTGgtacttcttctttctctttttcttcttgaatgATGATGGAAGGAAGGTTGGGGCTGATATTCCTGTGGAAGTCTAA
- the LOC120291511 gene encoding protein S-acyltransferase 18-like isoform X1: MTTATRRRHGWQRPLHPLQMIDQSHLKFRVDPSHVVNLQLQIVGMAVFSFYIFLGLLLGSGAAEITVTTIFSFVVFSAMFLFICCTAIDPMDKTSYRKKKRGSEAMVLTDFCADSSSLLFQFRCLICLRWYFFFLFFFLNDDGRKVGADIPVEV; the protein is encoded by the exons ATGACGACGGCGACAAGGCGACGCCACGGCTGGCAACGCCCTCTCCATCCGCTCCAG ATGATCGATCAATCGCATTTGAAGTTTAGAGTCGATCCATCTCATGTCGTAAATTTGCAATTGCAGATAGTTGGGATGGCGGTGTTCAGTTTCTACATCTTCCTGGGACTGTTGCTTGGGAGCGGGGCTGCTGAAATCACCGTGACgacaatattctcttttgtg GTGTTCTCGGCGATGTTTCTGTTCATCTGCTGTACTGCGATAGATCCGATGGATAAGACCAGttacagaaagaagaagagaggctcCGAAGCGATGGTGCTCACGGACTTTTGTGCCGATTCCTCAAGCTTGCTCTTCCAATTTCGATGCTTGATTTGCCTGCGTTGgtacttcttctttctctttttcttcttgaatgATGATGGAAGGAAGGTTGGGGCTGATATTCCTGTGGAAGTCTAA